In Dehalococcoidales bacterium, one DNA window encodes the following:
- a CDS encoding GNAT family N-acetyltransferase: MNIKLRQYNVKKDFKTVGDFLVKHYLPENRDGNYLQPAWEYMHSHPYFKDGLLDSFRIWEDDGKIVGVVHPESLPEEAFFEIHPDYPHLKAEMFAYTEEHIKGRGPDGRICVLAFINDFDKEFEALAEAHGYAIFSELARPMAHLPIPKPFPSIHLAEGFRLQSLADENDLAKLDRCVWRGFNHGDEPPAVDYAGRKKMQSAPSFRKDLNIVAVEPGGNYVAYAGLWFEPVNKFAYVEPVCTDPDYRLRGLGKAAVLEGIRRCSQLGATVAYVGNTLPIYLSIGFKRVHTCNCWRKYPGT; encoded by the coding sequence GTGAATATCAAGTTACGCCAATACAACGTTAAAAAGGACTTTAAAACGGTCGGGGATTTCCTGGTAAAGCATTACCTGCCGGAAAACCGGGACGGAAACTATTTGCAGCCAGCCTGGGAATATATGCACAGCCACCCTTACTTCAAGGACGGACTGCTGGACAGCTTTAGAATCTGGGAAGATGACGGCAAAATCGTCGGCGTGGTGCACCCGGAGTCGCTCCCCGAGGAAGCGTTTTTCGAAATCCACCCGGATTACCCCCATCTCAAAGCGGAGATGTTTGCCTACACCGAAGAACATATAAAAGGCAGGGGGCCGGACGGACGGATATGCGTGTTAGCATTCATCAACGACTTTGATAAGGAATTCGAAGCCTTGGCCGAGGCGCACGGCTATGCCATTTTTAGCGAGCTGGCGCGCCCCATGGCCCATCTGCCGATACCGAAACCTTTCCCTTCCATCCATTTGGCAGAGGGGTTCCGGCTGCAAAGTCTGGCGGACGAGAACGACCTGGCGAAACTGGACCGCTGCGTCTGGCGGGGCTTTAATCACGGCGACGAACCGCCTGCCGTTGACTACGCCGGACGTAAAAAGATGCAATCCGCCCCCAGTTTCCGGAAAGACCTGAATATAGTCGCCGTTGAGCCAGGCGGGAATTATGTGGCTTACGCGGGGCTATGGTTTGAACCCGTAAACAAATTTGCTTATGTTGAACCTGTTTGCACCGACCCGGACTACCGCTTGAGGGGACTCGGCAAGGCGGCAGTGCTGGAAGGGATTCGGAGGTGCAGCCAACTCGGCGCAACCGTGGCTTACGTCGGCAACACTCTACCGATTTACTTAAGTATAGGGTTCAAACGGGTACATACCTGCAACTGCTGGAGAAAATATCCCGGCACATAA
- the eno gene encoding phosphopyruvate hydratase has translation MSTIENIKAREILDSRGNPTLEVEVELNSGARGWAAVPSGASTGKHEALELRDGDSSRYNGKGVLKAVANVNKTIAEAITGMSAVEQAEIDHALIELDGTPDKSNLGANAILGASLAIAHAAADHLKMPLYRYLGGSSNYTLPVPMMNILNGGKHAANSTDLQEFMVMPAGAKSFHQALRTGAEVYHALKKVLKDKKLDTNVGDEGGFAPSLPSNKEAVEAILAAIEAAGYVPGKDCYIALDPAASEFYEDGKYVLAREGRTFTPAEMVDYYVKWVSEYPIISIEDGMAEDDWEGWQLITKKLGGKIQLVGDDLYVTNVSRLARGISLKASNSILIKLNQIGTLTETIEAIRMARDAGWTAIVSHRSGETEDTTIADLCAGLSTGQIKSGAPCRSERTAKYNRLLRIEEELGEKAEYAGMKAFYNINK, from the coding sequence ATGTCAACGATTGAGAATATCAAAGCCAGGGAAATACTGGACTCCCGCGGCAATCCCACGCTGGAGGTGGAGGTGGAGCTCAACAGCGGCGCCCGCGGTTGGGCGGCCGTGCCCTCCGGCGCCAGCACCGGCAAGCACGAGGCGCTGGAACTACGGGACGGCGACAGCTCCCGCTACAACGGCAAGGGCGTGCTCAAGGCGGTGGCTAACGTGAACAAGACCATCGCCGAAGCTATTACCGGCATGTCCGCCGTCGAGCAAGCGGAAATAGACCACGCGCTCATCGAGCTGGACGGCACGCCGGACAAGTCCAACCTGGGCGCCAACGCTATCCTGGGGGCGTCTCTGGCGATTGCCCATGCCGCCGCCGACCATTTAAAAATGCCTTTGTACCGCTACCTGGGAGGTAGCAGCAACTATACCCTGCCCGTGCCCATGATGAACATTCTCAACGGCGGCAAGCACGCCGCCAACTCCACCGACCTCCAGGAGTTCATGGTCATGCCGGCGGGCGCTAAAAGCTTTCACCAGGCGCTGCGAACCGGCGCGGAGGTATATCACGCCCTGAAAAAAGTGCTCAAGGACAAAAAACTGGATACCAACGTGGGGGACGAGGGCGGCTTTGCCCCTTCCCTCCCCTCGAATAAAGAGGCGGTGGAAGCCATACTGGCGGCTATCGAAGCGGCCGGCTATGTACCCGGCAAGGACTGCTACATCGCGCTGGACCCCGCCGCCAGCGAGTTCTACGAGGACGGCAAATACGTCCTGGCCCGGGAAGGCAGGACGTTTACCCCCGCCGAGATGGTTGATTATTATGTCAAATGGGTCAGCGAGTACCCTATTATCAGCATCGAGGACGGCATGGCGGAGGACGACTGGGAGGGGTGGCAGCTCATCACCAAAAAGCTGGGCGGTAAAATCCAGCTGGTGGGGGACGACCTTTACGTCACCAACGTGAGCCGCCTGGCACGGGGCATCAGCCTCAAGGCCTCCAACTCCATCCTCATCAAGCTCAACCAGATAGGCACGCTGACGGAGACCATAGAGGCTATCAGGATGGCGCGGGATGCCGGGTGGACGGCTATCGTTTCCCACCGCTCCGGCGAAACGGAGGACACGACTATCGCCGACCTGTGCGCGGGTTTGAGCACCGGGCAGATAAAGTCCGGCGCCCCCTGCCGTTCCGAACGCACCGCCAAGTACAACCGGCTGCTGCGCATCGAGGAGGAGCTGGGGGAAAAGGCGGAGTACGCAGGGATGAAAGCGTTTTATAATATCAACAAATAG